The Candidatus Koribacter versatilis Ellin345 genome has a segment encoding these proteins:
- a CDS encoding enoyl-CoA hydratase/isomerase family protein, whose translation MSTYCTTEPFEGCTLLRLVSDDGTNKLSRARVQDLTETLLGLPRQPLMICGNPKFFSVGADLDEINALRGHDALDFAMMGQRLMQTVADFPALTCAVVEGWCMGGGFDLALSCRFRIASPHAVFGHRGAALGLMTGWGGTQRLPRLVGCAQAMEIFLTAEKIHAQRALELGIVDVVSAEPYASATRFITAS comes from the coding sequence TTGAGTACCTATTGCACGACGGAACCATTCGAAGGCTGTACGCTGCTTCGCCTGGTATCCGACGACGGCACCAACAAACTTTCACGCGCACGCGTACAAGACCTGACGGAAACCCTGCTGGGCCTTCCGCGGCAGCCGCTGATGATTTGCGGTAATCCCAAGTTCTTCTCCGTCGGTGCCGACCTCGACGAGATCAATGCCCTGCGGGGCCACGACGCCTTAGACTTCGCCATGATGGGCCAACGCCTCATGCAGACCGTCGCGGACTTCCCCGCGCTCACCTGCGCTGTGGTGGAAGGCTGGTGCATGGGAGGTGGCTTCGACCTCGCGCTCTCCTGCCGCTTCCGCATCGCTTCGCCGCACGCCGTCTTCGGACACCGTGGCGCCGCGTTGGGCCTTATGACAGGCTGGGGCGGCACCCAGCGTCTCCCACGCTTGGTCGGCTGCGCACAGGCGATGGAGATTTTTCTAACGGCAGAAAAGATTCACGCACAACGCGCACTGGAGCTCGGAATCGTGGACGTCGTGAGCGCGGAACCGTACGCCTCAGCCACAAGGTTTATTACTGCTTCGTAA
- a CDS encoding cobalamin B12-binding domain-containing protein yields the protein MADAEHKIRVLVAKPGLDGHDRGAKVIARALRDAGMEVIYTGLRQTPEMIVTAALQEDVDVIGLSILSGAHNAIVPRVNDLLKQHKVDDVLLLVGGIIPDVDVENLKKIGVSAVFQPGTPMDDIIKFIQSNVRPRGVPAA from the coding sequence ATGGCTGATGCTGAGCATAAGATTCGAGTCTTAGTAGCAAAACCCGGCCTCGATGGTCATGACCGCGGCGCCAAAGTCATCGCCCGCGCCCTCCGCGACGCCGGTATGGAAGTCATCTACACTGGCCTGCGCCAGACTCCGGAAATGATCGTCACCGCAGCGTTGCAGGAGGACGTGGATGTAATCGGTCTCTCCATCCTGAGCGGCGCGCACAACGCAATCGTGCCGCGCGTAAACGACCTCCTCAAGCAGCACAAAGTGGACGATGTTCTGCTACTTGTCGGCGGCATCATCCCCGACGTTGATGTCGAGAACCTGAAGAAGATAGGCGTCTCGGCGGTTTTCCAGCCGGGCACGCCGATGGACGACATCATCAAGTTCATCCAATCCAACGTTCGCCCGCGCGGAGTTCCGGCAGCCTAA